A window of Drosophila subobscura isolate 14011-0131.10 chromosome E, UCBerk_Dsub_1.0, whole genome shotgun sequence contains these coding sequences:
- the LOC117892428 gene encoding uncharacterized protein LOC117892428, whose product MKGICTLALLWQILLMAQLPLGDARSVSIAAMQQQSSSGGNSNTNSNSSSTSILDAASGQKNISSLPAATLSANPAVNSTANPTVNSTAHPTVNSTAHPTVDSSAKTAVKSTASPAVKSSAYTTVNPAVNAAALSAAAIPAQSSPSTVKHIRRRKRETLVDIPFDFHTKHLSCDVDATSIDYFVDSLYGSCIWAFNNRFAHEGFWRVWQIYRLEAFMFGQYHERMKRYEIDPHGYVWPA is encoded by the exons atgaaaGGGATATGCACGTTAGCTCTGTTATGGCAGATATTGCTAATG GCACAGCTGCCATTGGGGGATGCCAGGAGTGTGTCCATTGCTGCAATGCAACAGCAGTCTAGCAGCGGTGGTAACAGCAACactaacagcaacagcagctccacctCGATCCTCGATGCAGCAAGCGGACAGAAGAACATCAGCAGTCTGCCAGCAGCAACGCTTTCTGCTAACCCTGCTGTTAACTCTACCGCTAACCCAACTGTTAACTCTACTGCTCACCCAACTGTTAACTCTACTGCTCACCCAACTGTTGACTCTTCTGCTAAGACTGCTGTTAAGTCTACAGCTAGCCCCGCTGTCAAGTCTTCTGCTTACACCACTGTTAACCCCGCTGTTAACGCTGCCgccctttctgctgctgctatcccTGCTCAATCATCGCCATCCACCGTAAAGCACATTCGGCGGCGTAAGCGTGAAACTCTGGTGGACATACCCTTCGATTTTCACACCAAACATCTGTCCTGCGACGTCGATGCGACGTCAATAGACTATTTCGTTGACAGTTTGTACGGTTCGTGCATTTGGGCATTCAACAACAGGTTCGCCCACGAGGGATTCTGGCGCGTCTGGCAGATCTACAGACTGGAGGCATTCATGTTTGGCCAATACCACGAGCGCATGAAGCGCTACGAAATCGATCCTCACGGCTATGTTTGGCCAGCATAG
- the LOC117892431 gene encoding uncharacterized protein LOC117892431, protein MKLPFRRTLILLALLYLGSLLVQSASARSLPGRNQQQPERANSSEYALKKDNATDWAKVRRDLGEPVDEEPEQSLPQYPFASSIKHLVRTNSSNSTNATTEEASPLDFNTSHLPCDLDSGGRESVVWAFPNHCIWAYNNKYNSEKAFKIYKIFQLEAFFFGQYYERLKRFEMDPHVWDYTKTGVT, encoded by the exons ATGAAGTTGCCATTCAGGAGGACATTAATCCTGCTGGCATTGCTGTATCTGGGG TCTCTGCTGGTGCAGAGTGCAAGTGCCCGGAGCCTTCCGGGACGGAATCAACAGCAGCCTGAAAGGGCAAATTCGAGTGAATATGCCCTGAAAAAGGATAACGCCACCGATTGGGCCAAGGTGCGGAGAGATCTGGGAGAGCCCGTGGACGAGGAACCCGAACAATCGTTACCTCAGTATCCATTTGCGAGCTCCATTAAGCACTTGGTCCGCACCAACAGTTCCAATTCCACCAACGCAACCACCGAAGAGGCGTCACCCCTGGACTTCAACACGTCGCATCTGCCGTGCGACTTGGATTCTGGTGGACGGGAGTCCGTTGTGTGGGCCTTTCCCAATCACTGCATCTGGgcctacaacaacaaatacaactcGGAGAAGGCCTTCAAGATCTACAAGATCTTTCAGCTGGAGGCATTCTTCTTCGGCCAGTACTACGAGCGCCTGAAACGCTTCGAAATGGATCCCCACGTCTGGGACTATACGAAAACGGGCGTTACCTAA